The following proteins are co-located in the Poecile atricapillus isolate bPoeAtr1 chromosome 2, bPoeAtr1.hap1, whole genome shotgun sequence genome:
- the FAM237B gene encoding protein FAM237B translates to MSFFFSKWLTSVFQGYCFLSPRLNTVSSRSMGFVWKRWWYLQLGCILIMNLVYANLEYQKETPPSLREIDHQCWEASSHGLVEMKKLKVADTVIALWDFMMFLKESPKPKHNELFNDLAQNFWDMYVDCVLSRSHGMGRRQLTSPKYSSTYSHRTLEGSAFTNPF, encoded by the exons atgtctttctttttctccaagtGGCTGACTTCTGTTTTTCAAGGCTACTGTTTTCTATCTCCTCGCTTAAATACT GTATCTTCTCGAAGTATGGGATTTGTATGGAAACGATGGTGGTATCTTCAGCTGGGCTGTATATTGATAATGAATTTGGTTTATGCCAACCTAGAGTATCAAAAAGAAACTCCTCCAAGCCTGCGTGAGATTGACCATCAGTGCTGGGAGGCATCATCCCATGGGCTGGTGGAAATGAAGAAACTCAAGGTAGCAGATACAGTCATTGCTCTCTGGGACTTCATGATGTTCCTAAAGGAATCCCCTAAGCCCAAGCACAATGAACTCTTCAATGATTTAGCCCAGAACTTCTGGGATATGTATGTAGACTGTGTGCTCTCAAGATCCCATGGAATGGGCAGAAGACAATTAACATCTCCCAAATATTCTTCCACATACTCACACAGAACTTTAGAAG GGTCTGCTTTCACCAATCCATTTTAG